A single genomic interval of Microbacterium oleivorans harbors:
- a CDS encoding PRD domain-containing protein yields MTARPPSAPHPVSVVRIFNNNVLLCRDGPDEIVVVGKGLGYTVKPGGELDASAPGLKRFVPDQQYAATHVAEMLSDATMEEADVAEEIVRMAESELGTLPTQRVLLPLLDHLSFAVERAKGGITVDYPLQWETGQVFPQESAVGRRAVQLVRDRLGVSLQEGEWSAFALHFVTHRWAGGDLTRSLSMTGTISRVFREIEETWDTRIDQTSMSAARFVAHLRYLWARVSTSKQLRDSPVDFMGDVNEAYPEAAAAAVRSAAILGAVLGAPLTQDEVAYLALHTSRLYVDATQ; encoded by the coding sequence ATGACCGCGAGGCCGCCCTCGGCTCCGCACCCGGTCTCGGTGGTGCGGATCTTCAACAACAACGTTCTCCTGTGCCGAGACGGCCCCGACGAGATCGTCGTCGTCGGCAAAGGACTGGGTTACACCGTGAAGCCCGGTGGTGAGCTGGATGCGTCGGCGCCGGGGCTGAAACGCTTTGTACCCGATCAGCAGTACGCTGCGACGCACGTCGCCGAGATGCTCAGCGACGCGACGATGGAGGAGGCCGACGTCGCCGAGGAGATCGTCCGGATGGCCGAGTCCGAGCTCGGAACCTTGCCGACCCAGCGCGTTCTGCTGCCGCTGCTCGACCACCTGTCGTTCGCGGTCGAACGCGCGAAGGGTGGGATCACCGTCGACTACCCGCTGCAGTGGGAGACCGGACAGGTCTTTCCCCAGGAATCGGCGGTCGGGCGGCGGGCGGTGCAGCTCGTCCGGGATCGACTGGGAGTGAGTCTGCAGGAGGGCGAGTGGTCGGCCTTCGCGCTGCATTTCGTGACGCACCGGTGGGCCGGCGGCGATCTGACCCGTTCGCTTTCCATGACCGGCACGATCAGCCGGGTCTTCCGTGAGATCGAGGAGACGTGGGACACCCGCATCGATCAGACCTCGATGAGCGCGGCCCGCTTCGTCGCGCATCTTCGGTACCTGTGGGCGCGTGTCTCGACGTCGAAGCAGCTCCGGGACTCACCCGTGGACTTCATGGGCGACGTGAACGAGGCATACCCCGAGGCGGCGGCCGCCGCGGTGAGAAGCGCCGCGATCCTCGGTGCCGTGCTGGGCGCCCCGCTGACTCAGGACGAGGTGGCCTACCTCGCGCTGCACACGTCTCGCCTCTACGTCGATGCCACCCAGTGA
- a CDS encoding SDR family oxidoreductase, which produces MTSLNGAVVLVTGANGGIGTHFVRDALARGAAKVYATARNPREWDDERIVPLALDVTDPASIRAAVEQAPDVTVLINNAGASVSSAGILTHTDEEIRQNVETNFLGPLFLSRAFAPTLSAKGGDTAIIDIHSALSWWAVAGIYSATKAALWSATNSLRLELHPAGVQVVGVHVGYVDTAMAAHAEGPKVDPADLVAQTFDTLEAGGYEVLADENSARLKAGLSAPLEAVYPQLAGDA; this is translated from the coding sequence ATGACTTCCCTCAACGGCGCCGTCGTCCTCGTCACCGGCGCGAACGGCGGCATCGGCACCCACTTCGTCCGCGACGCCCTCGCCCGAGGAGCGGCCAAGGTCTACGCCACCGCCCGCAACCCCCGCGAATGGGACGACGAGCGCATCGTCCCCCTCGCCCTCGACGTCACCGACCCCGCCTCGATCCGTGCCGCCGTGGAACAGGCGCCCGACGTCACGGTCCTGATCAACAACGCCGGCGCATCCGTCTCCTCCGCGGGCATCCTCACCCACACGGACGAGGAGATCCGCCAGAACGTCGAGACCAACTTCCTCGGACCCCTCTTCCTGTCCCGCGCCTTCGCCCCGACTCTCTCCGCCAAGGGAGGCGACACCGCCATCATCGACATCCACTCCGCGCTGTCGTGGTGGGCCGTCGCCGGCATCTACTCGGCCACGAAGGCTGCCCTCTGGTCGGCGACGAACTCCCTGCGCCTGGAACTGCATCCGGCGGGCGTGCAGGTCGTCGGCGTCCACGTCGGCTACGTCGACACCGCCATGGCCGCCCACGCCGAAGGCCCCAAGGTCGACCCCGCCGACCTCGTCGCCCAGACCTTCGACACCCTCGAAGCAGGCGGCTACGAAGTCCTCGCAGACGAGAACTCGGCGCGACTCAAGGCCGGCCTGTCCGCCCCGCTCGAGGCGGTCTACCCGCAGCTGGCTGGCGACGCGTGA
- a CDS encoding alkene reductase, which translates to MTSTSLWQPFTLGRIELPHRLALAPMTRNRANPDGTPGELAAEYYAQRGSLGLLITEGTQPSEDGQGYLNTPGIYTPEQVAGWAKVAEAVHENGGHLFVQLMHVGRISHPDNTPHHRQPVAPSPISAEQDMFTAEGPQKTPAPRELSAAEIQEVIGEFRHAAASAIAAGADGVEIHAANGYLLHQFLAPNANQRTDEYGGSIENRARFVIEVARAVAEEIGADRTGIRISPAFPLGGLDEGDTEAVRAQYRHLVSELAKLNLVYLHVHHLGDDELLRSFRDVWPTAVLVVRYGRDRDGIAADIDAGLADIAPLGRFALANPDVVARLRQDAPFNELDPATLYTGGAHGYTDYPTLTRV; encoded by the coding sequence ATGACGTCCACGTCTCTTTGGCAGCCGTTCACCCTCGGGCGCATCGAGCTCCCGCACCGGCTCGCGCTGGCCCCGATGACCCGCAACCGCGCCAACCCCGATGGCACACCCGGTGAGCTCGCGGCAGAGTACTACGCGCAGCGTGGCTCGCTGGGGCTGCTGATCACCGAGGGAACCCAGCCCTCCGAGGATGGACAGGGGTACCTGAACACCCCCGGCATCTACACCCCCGAGCAGGTCGCGGGGTGGGCGAAGGTCGCCGAGGCCGTGCACGAGAACGGCGGGCACCTGTTCGTCCAGCTGATGCACGTGGGACGCATCTCCCATCCCGACAACACCCCGCACCACCGCCAGCCCGTGGCGCCCTCGCCGATCTCGGCCGAGCAGGACATGTTCACAGCGGAAGGCCCCCAGAAGACCCCCGCCCCTCGCGAGCTGTCGGCGGCGGAGATCCAGGAGGTGATCGGTGAGTTCCGCCACGCCGCCGCCTCCGCGATCGCGGCCGGTGCGGACGGGGTGGAGATCCACGCCGCCAACGGGTACCTGCTGCACCAGTTCCTGGCTCCCAACGCGAACCAGCGCACCGACGAGTACGGCGGGTCGATCGAGAACCGGGCCCGGTTCGTGATCGAGGTGGCCCGGGCCGTCGCCGAGGAGATCGGCGCGGACCGTACCGGCATCCGCATCTCCCCCGCCTTCCCGCTCGGCGGGCTCGATGAGGGAGACACCGAGGCGGTGCGTGCTCAGTACCGGCACCTCGTGAGTGAGCTCGCGAAGCTGAACCTGGTCTATCTGCACGTGCACCACCTCGGCGACGACGAGCTGCTGCGGTCGTTCCGGGACGTGTGGCCGACCGCCGTGCTCGTCGTCCGGTACGGTCGCGACCGCGACGGCATCGCCGCAGACATCGACGCAGGTCTCGCGGACATCGCACCGCTCGGACGCTTCGCGCTCGCGAACCCGGACGTCGTCGCACGCCTGCGGCAGGACGCGCCGTTCAACGAGCTCGACCCGGCGACGCTGTACACCGGCGGCGCGCACGGCTACACCGACTACCCCACCCTCACCCGCGTCTGA
- a CDS encoding TetR/AcrR family transcriptional regulator: MSVATESLGRRARQKQDKLARITAAASELFATRGVDEVTTQQIAEAADIGTGTLFLYAKTKGELLLLVQNAHYVDALARGRAAAAREATAVDAVLALLAPIAECNRTQVDNGRTYLREMVFGDPAEPHHAEALSIVAQTEHAVAAVLVERTRVEAGQAATLARVISGIQFLELAASVNRDATVPELLSSIRGQVAAILPG, from the coding sequence ATGTCAGTGGCGACCGAGTCGCTCGGGCGACGCGCGCGGCAGAAGCAGGACAAGCTCGCACGCATAACCGCGGCGGCGAGCGAGCTGTTCGCGACGCGCGGGGTAGACGAGGTCACGACTCAGCAGATCGCCGAGGCGGCGGACATCGGCACCGGCACGCTGTTCCTGTACGCGAAGACCAAGGGAGAGCTGCTCCTCCTGGTGCAGAACGCTCACTACGTCGATGCTCTGGCGCGCGGCCGCGCCGCCGCCGCACGGGAGGCCACTGCTGTCGATGCGGTGCTCGCGCTGCTGGCTCCGATCGCGGAGTGCAATCGCACACAGGTCGACAACGGGCGCACATATCTTCGGGAGATGGTCTTCGGCGACCCCGCAGAACCGCACCATGCCGAAGCGCTTTCCATCGTCGCGCAGACGGAGCACGCCGTCGCCGCTGTCCTCGTCGAGCGGACGCGTGTCGAGGCGGGGCAGGCGGCGACGCTCGCCCGGGTGATCTCGGGCATCCAATTCCTCGAGCTCGCGGCCAGCGTCAATAGAGATGCGACGGTCCCGGAACTGCTCTCGAGCATCCGCGGCCAGGTCGCGGCGATCCTGCCGGGCTGA
- a CDS encoding PaaI family thioesterase: MLFARSGLEQLRAVAAGEAPAPPISSHIGLEIVTVEEGDVVMTAVPDESHYNPIGSVHGGFFATVLDSACGCAVHSTLPAGVGYTSLEIKVSFLRPITADTGPVTAHGWVTRKGRSAVFAEADIRDSQGRVLAVASSTCLVVRPDPAS, translated from the coding sequence GTGCTGTTCGCCCGTTCGGGGCTCGAGCAACTCCGGGCCGTAGCCGCAGGCGAGGCGCCGGCCCCGCCGATCAGCAGCCACATCGGGCTCGAGATCGTCACCGTCGAGGAGGGCGACGTGGTGATGACGGCGGTTCCGGACGAGTCCCACTACAACCCCATCGGCTCGGTGCACGGCGGGTTCTTCGCCACCGTCCTCGACTCCGCGTGCGGGTGCGCTGTGCATTCCACCCTCCCTGCCGGCGTCGGATACACCAGCCTGGAGATCAAGGTCTCATTCCTGCGTCCGATCACCGCAGACACCGGCCCCGTCACCGCGCACGGATGGGTTACCCGTAAGGGTCGCAGCGCGGTGTTCGCGGAGGCCGACATTCGCGACAGCCAGGGGCGCGTCCTTGCCGTCGCATCCAGCACCTGTCTCGTCGTTCGCCCGGACCCTGCCTCCTGA
- a CDS encoding alpha/beta fold hydrolase — MSTTEPVITSYAKAPAKTVTVDGDTFAYRELGPKEEIPVIFFVHLAATLDNWDPRIIDQIAKNRHVIAFDQLGVGASSGQVPDTLEEAAADAYRFITKGLGYDKVDIFSFSMGGMIAQDLVVAHPELVRKLVLTGTGPRGGKDIDKVVGTTYWDIFRSVITRSDPKEFLFFNRDAEGKRAGKAFVERLKERTVDRDKPISNKSFSRQLKAIQRYGRSTPSDLSVITSPTLIANGDNDRMVPSVLSEDLHRRIVGSELIIYRDSGHGGIFQYWQKFAPAVAKFLTA; from the coding sequence ATGAGCACCACCGAACCCGTCATCACCTCCTACGCCAAAGCCCCCGCAAAGACCGTCACCGTGGACGGGGACACCTTCGCCTACCGGGAGCTCGGCCCGAAAGAAGAGATCCCCGTGATCTTCTTCGTCCATCTCGCCGCGACCCTGGACAACTGGGACCCGCGCATCATCGACCAGATCGCGAAGAACCGCCACGTCATCGCTTTCGACCAGCTCGGCGTCGGTGCCTCCTCCGGGCAGGTTCCCGACACCCTCGAAGAAGCCGCGGCCGACGCCTACCGGTTCATCACGAAGGGCTTGGGCTACGACAAGGTCGACATCTTCTCCTTCTCGATGGGCGGCATGATCGCCCAAGACCTCGTCGTCGCCCACCCCGAGCTGGTCCGCAAGCTCGTGCTCACCGGCACCGGCCCACGCGGCGGGAAGGACATCGACAAGGTCGTCGGCACCACCTACTGGGACATCTTCCGCTCGGTGATCACCCGATCCGACCCGAAGGAGTTCCTCTTCTTCAACCGCGACGCTGAGGGCAAGCGGGCCGGTAAAGCGTTCGTCGAACGCCTCAAGGAGCGCACCGTCGATCGCGACAAGCCGATCAGCAACAAGTCATTCAGCCGCCAGCTGAAAGCCATCCAACGGTACGGGCGCTCGACCCCCTCAGACCTGTCGGTGATCACGAGCCCGACCCTGATCGCCAACGGCGACAACGACCGCATGGTCCCCTCGGTGCTCTCCGAGGACCTGCACCGGCGGATCGTCGGCAGTGAGCTGATCATCTACCGAGACTCGGGCCACGGCGGCATCTTCCAGTACTGGCAGAAGTTCGCGCCTGCCGTTGCGAAGTTCCTCACCGCCTGA
- a CDS encoding NADP-dependent oxidoreductase yields the protein MRAFVFDKYKQPVHEADVPEPTVGDRDVLIRVEAAGLNHLDERLRAGEFRAILPYKTPVTLGHDVAGTVIRVGAGVTRFTAGDRVYARPRDHRIGAFAERIAVDEADVALAPTSISTVEAASLPLVALTAWQALVEKGNVQPGQKVLIHAGAGGVGSIAIQLAKHLGAHVATTVSGKNAGFVRELGADVVIDYRTHDFESELSGYDFVLDPLGGDNLTTSLTVLKRGGKAVGISGPPTPVFAKAAGLNPVLRLAITVLSRKTRALARKLGVTYEFLLMHASGDQLRQIAELVDAGVIRPVVGATFPFDQTVQALASLGTSSIRGKAVITGADQPA from the coding sequence ATGCGAGCGTTCGTGTTCGACAAGTACAAACAGCCCGTTCACGAGGCCGACGTGCCCGAGCCCACGGTCGGCGACCGCGACGTCCTGATCCGGGTCGAAGCCGCGGGACTGAACCACCTCGACGAACGTCTCCGAGCGGGAGAGTTCCGGGCGATCCTGCCCTACAAGACCCCCGTCACGCTCGGCCACGATGTCGCAGGCACCGTGATCCGCGTCGGCGCGGGAGTCACCCGATTCACCGCCGGGGACCGCGTGTACGCCCGGCCGCGCGATCACCGCATCGGCGCCTTCGCCGAACGCATCGCCGTGGACGAAGCAGACGTCGCCCTGGCCCCGACCTCGATCAGCACCGTGGAGGCAGCATCCCTCCCGCTGGTCGCGCTCACCGCGTGGCAGGCCCTGGTCGAGAAGGGAAACGTGCAGCCCGGGCAGAAGGTGCTCATCCACGCCGGTGCCGGCGGGGTCGGGTCGATCGCGATCCAGCTCGCCAAGCACCTCGGTGCGCACGTCGCGACCACCGTGTCGGGCAAAAACGCCGGCTTCGTCCGGGAACTCGGAGCCGACGTGGTGATCGACTACCGCACGCACGATTTCGAGTCCGAGCTCTCCGGTTACGACTTCGTCCTGGACCCGCTCGGCGGCGACAACCTCACCACGTCGCTCACGGTCTTGAAGCGCGGCGGGAAGGCCGTCGGGATCTCCGGGCCGCCCACCCCCGTGTTCGCGAAAGCCGCAGGCCTGAACCCGGTGCTGCGCCTGGCCATCACGGTCCTCAGCCGCAAGACTCGCGCACTCGCCAGGAAGCTCGGCGTGACGTACGAGTTCCTTCTCATGCACGCCTCCGGCGACCAGCTGCGCCAGATCGCCGAGCTCGTGGACGCCGGCGTCATCCGCCCGGTCGTGGGCGCGACCTTCCCCTTCGACCAGACCGTGCAGGCCCTCGCCTCCCTCGGCACCAGCAGCATCCGCGGCAAAGCCGTCATCACGGGCGCCGACCAGCCCGCATAA
- a CDS encoding alpha/beta fold hydrolase gives MTQAQQGTGDRAVRFVDAPTRTASVAGAGVVYRELGSQHGGVPLVALTHLGANLDSWDPELIDALARERRVILLSYRGVGASTGAVRRRFEDTAADAIAATRALGLSRVDLFGLSMGGMVAQEILHQDPDLVERVILAGTGPQGGPGLTGMTGVTVRAILRGIATFTNPTTLLFFTRTRAGREAARTYHARLKLRRSGRDERVTPGVFRAQLRAVNRWGHQTPPVTSFTRPVLILHGDHDRMVPTGNTDALLAQYPHAQVRIFADAGHGVAFQNRDSVARIVTGFLQR, from the coding sequence ATGACGCAGGCGCAGCAGGGAACCGGCGACCGGGCAGTGCGTTTCGTGGACGCCCCGACCCGCACCGCGTCGGTCGCCGGCGCCGGGGTGGTCTACCGTGAGCTCGGCTCCCAGCACGGCGGGGTACCGCTGGTCGCGTTGACCCATCTGGGGGCGAACCTCGACAGCTGGGACCCCGAGCTGATCGACGCGCTCGCGCGGGAGCGGCGGGTGATCCTCCTCAGCTACCGCGGGGTGGGGGCTTCCACCGGCGCGGTGCGGCGCCGATTCGAGGACACGGCGGCCGATGCCATCGCGGCGACTCGTGCTCTCGGACTCTCGCGGGTGGATCTGTTCGGATTGTCGATGGGTGGCATGGTCGCTCAGGAGATCCTGCACCAGGACCCGGACCTGGTCGAGCGGGTCATCCTCGCGGGCACCGGCCCGCAGGGCGGGCCCGGCCTGACCGGGATGACGGGAGTCACCGTGCGGGCGATCCTGCGGGGCATCGCGACCTTCACGAACCCCACCACCCTGCTGTTCTTCACCCGCACGCGTGCAGGCCGCGAGGCAGCGAGGACGTACCACGCTCGGCTGAAGCTGCGCCGTTCCGGCCGGGACGAACGCGTCACCCCGGGTGTGTTCCGTGCCCAGTTGCGCGCCGTGAATCGGTGGGGCCATCAGACACCACCCGTCACCTCCTTCACGCGCCCGGTGCTGATCTTGCACGGCGACCACGACCGGATGGTGCCGACAGGCAACACCGACGCGCTCCTCGCCCAGTACCCGCACGCTCAGGTGCGGATATTCGCCGACGCCGGCCACGGTGTCGCGTTCCAGAACCGAGACAGCGTCGCGAGAATCGTCACCGGGTTTCTACAGCGCTGA
- a CDS encoding polysaccharide lyase family 8 super-sandwich domain-containing protein, whose translation MIDDSIRRVTGFAAALAMITGALVLHTTDARADAAPITLDGAATAGEMEALREKYATMLAGGSTFDASDVDIAARITGITASGQQYWNSMKKNPDRNRLWDDSPFGNDSASTTRTYQHLREMALAYATPGSVLHGNAQLKTDLIAALDWMNSNVYYDGATMYQNWWHWQIGAPLALNDIVALIHDDLTSTQVSTYMAAISYAQPTVAMTGANRLWESQVIAISGINAQDATRVAAGRDGLSALFPHVTAGDGFYADGSFVQHNYYAYNGGYGASLLSGIADLMYLLDGSPWDVTDPNSANVFAWVYDAYEPFIYKGNLMDMVRGREVSRFGVQDDDAAVPVLASIIRLADVAPAADASAFSSMVKAWLSTDADKTFLSKVPVDLVVSAKEILGDASVPARAELVTNRQFTGMDRTVHLRPGFGFGISMASSRIGGYEAINSENAKGWHTGDGMTYLYNNDLSQFNDDFWPTVDSYRLPGTTVLKSTTRPANSRTDRSWVGGASILDRYGVTGMDLHPVGRSLEAKKSWFMFDDEIVALGAGITSTDGIGTETIVENRKLNAAGDNALTVDGSAKPSTLGWTETVAGVSTVHLAGSVAGSDIGYYFPGGATVNGLREQRVGNWKQLNSSSEWADTTPITRNFLSLAVDQGTNPSNAAYSYVLLPDKTSAQVTAYAAAPGITILENSASVQAVRENALNVTGINFWKDESTSAGGVTSDSKASVMVSETADSIELSVADPTQKNVGHVYLSLDVAATGLISKDPEVTVLQYTPTVELKVDVNNAKGKDIGVKLSLGGVQQPNPAPIPLPSTYEAETLPISSLTDSVSFYNDANATGGRRIGVNNNAVGDFIEFSLDVPRAGVYDVVARAFKSGGTGIHQLSVDGTDIGSPQDFFWTTNIPQKDLTFGTYAFPAPGSYLVRLTTTGKNSSSSGHKLMLDHLRLVPAAGS comes from the coding sequence ATGATCGACGATTCGATACGGCGGGTGACCGGCTTCGCCGCCGCGCTCGCGATGATCACGGGAGCCCTCGTACTGCACACGACCGATGCGCGCGCGGATGCCGCACCGATCACGCTCGATGGCGCGGCGACCGCGGGCGAGATGGAGGCCCTGCGCGAGAAGTACGCCACCATGCTGGCCGGCGGGTCGACGTTCGACGCGTCGGACGTCGACATCGCGGCACGCATCACCGGCATCACTGCCTCCGGACAGCAGTACTGGAACTCGATGAAGAAGAACCCGGACCGCAACCGGCTCTGGGACGACTCCCCCTTCGGGAACGATTCGGCCAGCACGACGCGCACATATCAACACCTGCGCGAGATGGCGCTCGCATACGCGACTCCCGGCTCCGTCCTGCACGGGAACGCTCAGCTCAAGACGGACCTCATCGCCGCCCTCGACTGGATGAACTCCAACGTCTACTACGACGGAGCCACGATGTACCAGAACTGGTGGCACTGGCAGATCGGAGCGCCGCTGGCCCTGAACGACATCGTCGCCCTGATCCACGACGACCTCACCAGCACTCAGGTGTCGACCTACATGGCCGCCATCTCGTACGCCCAGCCGACGGTCGCGATGACCGGCGCCAATCGCCTGTGGGAGAGCCAGGTCATCGCGATCTCCGGCATCAACGCGCAGGACGCCACGCGCGTCGCCGCCGGGCGTGACGGGCTGAGCGCGCTGTTCCCCCACGTCACCGCCGGAGACGGGTTCTACGCGGACGGGTCGTTCGTCCAGCACAACTACTACGCCTACAACGGCGGATACGGCGCCTCCCTCCTCTCCGGCATCGCAGACCTCATGTACCTGCTCGACGGCTCCCCGTGGGATGTGACGGACCCGAACAGCGCGAACGTGTTCGCGTGGGTCTACGACGCCTACGAGCCTTTCATCTACAAGGGCAATCTGATGGATATGGTTCGCGGCCGCGAGGTGAGCCGTTTCGGCGTGCAGGACGACGACGCCGCTGTGCCCGTGCTGGCATCCATCATCCGGCTCGCCGACGTCGCACCGGCCGCGGACGCTTCCGCGTTCTCGAGTATGGTCAAGGCCTGGCTTTCGACGGATGCGGACAAGACGTTCCTCTCGAAAGTGCCGGTGGACCTCGTCGTGTCCGCGAAGGAGATCCTCGGCGACGCTTCCGTGCCCGCACGCGCCGAGCTCGTGACGAACCGACAGTTCACCGGCATGGATCGCACCGTTCACCTGAGACCCGGTTTCGGGTTCGGCATCAGCATGGCGTCCAGCCGGATCGGCGGGTACGAGGCCATCAACTCCGAGAACGCCAAGGGCTGGCACACCGGCGACGGGATGACCTACCTCTACAACAACGACCTCAGCCAGTTCAACGACGACTTCTGGCCGACCGTCGACAGCTACCGTCTCCCAGGTACGACCGTGCTGAAGAGCACGACTCGGCCCGCGAACAGCAGAACCGACAGATCCTGGGTCGGCGGGGCCAGCATCCTCGACCGCTACGGGGTCACGGGGATGGATCTGCACCCGGTCGGGCGCTCGCTGGAGGCCAAGAAGTCGTGGTTCATGTTCGACGACGAGATCGTCGCGCTCGGAGCCGGAATCACGAGCACCGACGGCATCGGCACCGAGACGATCGTCGAGAACCGCAAGCTGAACGCCGCGGGCGACAACGCGCTGACCGTCGACGGCTCCGCGAAGCCGTCGACGCTCGGCTGGACGGAGACGGTGGCCGGAGTGAGCACCGTGCACCTCGCGGGGAGCGTCGCCGGATCCGACATCGGCTACTACTTCCCGGGTGGCGCGACGGTCAACGGGCTGCGCGAGCAGCGAGTGGGCAACTGGAAGCAGCTCAATTCCTCATCGGAATGGGCTGACACCACACCCATCACCCGCAATTTCCTCTCACTCGCGGTCGACCAGGGAACGAACCCGAGTAACGCGGCATACTCGTACGTCCTGCTACCCGACAAGACGAGTGCCCAGGTGACCGCCTATGCAGCTGCGCCCGGCATCACCATCCTCGAGAACTCCGCGTCCGTGCAGGCCGTGCGGGAGAACGCTCTGAACGTCACCGGGATCAACTTCTGGAAAGACGAATCGACCTCTGCGGGCGGTGTCACCTCCGACAGCAAGGCATCGGTCATGGTGAGCGAGACCGCGGACAGCATCGAACTCTCCGTCGCCGATCCCACCCAGAAGAACGTCGGGCACGTCTACCTGAGCCTCGACGTGGCGGCGACGGGGCTCATCTCGAAAGACCCCGAGGTCACCGTCTTGCAGTACACGCCGACCGTGGAGTTGAAGGTCGACGTGAACAATGCGAAGGGCAAGGACATCGGCGTCAAGCTCTCGCTCGGCGGAGTCCAGCAGCCCAACCCCGCGCCGATCCCGCTGCCGAGCACCTACGAGGCCGAGACGCTGCCCATCAGCTCCCTCACCGACTCCGTCTCCTTCTACAACGATGCGAACGCGACCGGCGGGCGGAGGATCGGAGTCAACAACAACGCGGTCGGCGACTTCATCGAATTCAGCCTCGATGTGCCCCGGGCCGGTGTGTACGACGTCGTGGCACGTGCCTTCAAGTCGGGCGGCACGGGGATCCACCAGCTGTCCGTCGATGGCACCGACATCGGAAGCCCCCAGGACTTCTTCTGGACCACGAACATCCCCCAGAAGGATCTAACGTTCGGCACCTACGCATTCCCCGCTCCCGGAAGCTATCTCGTGAGACTGACGACAACGGGCAAGAACAGCAGCTCGTCGGGACACAAGCTGATGCTCGACCATCTCCGGCTCGTCCCGGCAGCCGGGAGCTGA